In Halorussus limi, a genomic segment contains:
- a CDS encoding right-handed parallel beta-helix repeat-containing protein, whose product MNRAPPRTLALLLVSVLALSAVAPATAGLAADAASAGDASVGDASTSDASAGAADLTYVESDITEDTTWNAADGPYRIAADVTVEAGATLTVEPGTTVQPAAGIRITVEGNLTAEGTESDPITVATAPQAPDAVRWASIRYEGGPRSHLSLAHATLENATNALTVGSSAGRIDVTGVTVRNASRDGIRVVNGTGTPKLTVEDSTFTDIGERGIAVTPGVGAVGESRVTSNSSSPGNRTEHQLALALGADTTMDAFRVAYRGHGGVGEVDRSSIRKFGLDLDGNGSVDWNLLPLVKTVVDRSNSYEIRLRRTVTVPADATVRVAYEGVENPRTYGTYPVEVDLRTNGVAQTATTVLSFDLRSSGEQSALDSPPSRASDFSVTGSTFDSTGEQGVFVAADVAREFRITGNSFSDTRGSGIALRGRRVDSVTVRGNRLAEIGREADGVRIAGRRLSDLTVRRNRIAGADAGVGLYARNENADRIRVVSNVVTDSTTGVRVRHRAEHYSQHLSMTLADNELADNAGRGLSVVAPSTRLEGVTVRGNEISGNGNAGLSVEANVLTGTAVRDNVIEDNDAAGARLLAGRFVRSAVRNNTVARNRGDGLSVRTELVVHDVSVTDNRVLDNAGVGLNVNNSLTHAGAVELSRNLVAANAYGIRVAGAFGARILNNTVVYNTYGLGAPVRTDGYRPGTGIVVEEGEAGAIFRTGEVTEPLRELVDDRQVGRMLDRRSPDTYTVVLRPNEAAHVWEGGDAALTVRALSADIPTGVVLRKSDESRQRVVVRGNDVYGHDRGMTVNVSTLVDANTTARLFVNATRTVVAERNYWGAESGPTHASIHPEGTGDRVVTRRGWVDFVPSAASPHGPRYHRPVANVTASPNPAAVGERVVLSGRESSDGDGRVETYRFAVAPRQNVTGPTAETPSSPTATASFGETGNYTVSLVVANELGVESADPATATVAVRNRSATPTTAEAAMTDPAATTAAERSANPTTTLSANGEGGLVSQLSVLATLGGLLGLVLYGGALALGAVGAVQTVRRAGVPVGGKTINGLAVAGMAVWVAAGLLGTDGLLAVGVGSGVLWVALVVLLWALTRFIYD is encoded by the coding sequence GTGAACCGCGCGCCACCTCGGACGCTCGCCCTGCTGTTGGTCTCTGTTCTGGCGCTCTCGGCTGTAGCCCCCGCGACGGCCGGACTCGCGGCGGACGCGGCATCGGCCGGCGACGCGTCGGTCGGTGACGCATCGACCAGTGACGCGTCGGCCGGTGCCGCCGACCTGACCTACGTCGAGAGCGACATCACCGAGGACACGACGTGGAACGCCGCCGACGGCCCCTACCGAATCGCGGCGGACGTGACCGTCGAGGCGGGCGCGACGCTCACGGTGGAACCCGGAACCACCGTCCAACCCGCGGCGGGCATCCGGATTACGGTCGAGGGCAACCTCACCGCCGAGGGAACCGAGAGCGACCCGATTACCGTCGCGACCGCGCCGCAGGCACCCGACGCCGTTCGCTGGGCCTCGATTCGGTACGAGGGCGGGCCGCGCTCGCACCTCTCGCTCGCACACGCGACGCTCGAAAACGCGACGAACGCGCTCACGGTCGGCAGTTCGGCCGGCCGAATCGACGTTACCGGCGTCACCGTCAGAAACGCCAGTCGGGACGGAATCCGGGTGGTGAACGGGACCGGGACGCCGAAACTGACCGTCGAGGACTCGACGTTCACCGACATCGGCGAGCGGGGTATCGCCGTCACGCCCGGCGTCGGCGCGGTCGGCGAGTCGCGCGTCACGTCGAACTCGAGTTCTCCCGGCAACCGGACCGAACACCAACTCGCGCTCGCGCTCGGTGCCGACACGACGATGGACGCCTTCCGGGTCGCCTACCGCGGCCACGGCGGCGTCGGCGAGGTCGACCGGAGTTCGATTCGCAAGTTCGGACTCGACCTCGACGGCAACGGCAGCGTGGACTGGAACCTGTTGCCCCTCGTGAAGACCGTCGTCGACCGGTCGAACAGCTACGAGATACGACTCCGTCGGACGGTCACGGTTCCCGCCGACGCGACGGTCCGCGTCGCGTACGAGGGCGTGGAGAACCCGCGGACCTACGGGACGTATCCGGTCGAAGTCGACCTCCGGACGAACGGCGTCGCCCAGACCGCGACCACCGTCCTCTCCTTCGACCTCCGGTCGTCCGGCGAGCAGTCGGCGCTCGACTCGCCGCCGAGTCGCGCGAGCGACTTCTCCGTCACGGGGTCGACGTTCGACTCCACGGGCGAACAGGGCGTGTTCGTCGCGGCCGACGTCGCCCGTGAGTTTCGAATCACCGGCAACTCGTTCTCGGACACCCGCGGGTCGGGAATCGCGCTCCGCGGGCGGCGGGTCGATTCGGTCACCGTCCGCGGGAACCGCCTCGCGGAAATCGGCCGCGAGGCCGACGGCGTCCGAATCGCCGGGCGGCGGCTTTCGGACCTGACGGTTCGCCGGAACCGAATCGCCGGCGCGGACGCGGGCGTCGGCCTCTACGCCCGCAACGAGAACGCCGACCGGATTCGGGTCGTCTCGAACGTCGTCACCGACAGTACGACCGGAGTGCGCGTCCGCCACCGCGCGGAACACTACTCTCAGCACCTCTCGATGACGCTCGCCGACAACGAACTCGCGGACAACGCGGGCCGGGGTCTCTCGGTGGTCGCACCGTCGACGCGACTCGAAGGAGTCACCGTTCGCGGGAACGAGATTTCGGGGAACGGGAACGCCGGCCTCTCCGTCGAGGCGAACGTCCTCACCGGAACCGCGGTCCGGGACAACGTAATCGAGGACAACGACGCCGCCGGGGCGCGCTTGCTCGCCGGCCGGTTCGTCCGCTCGGCGGTCCGGAACAACACCGTCGCCCGGAACCGCGGCGACGGCCTCTCCGTTCGGACGGAACTGGTCGTCCACGACGTGTCGGTCACGGACAACCGCGTCCTCGACAACGCGGGCGTCGGCCTGAACGTGAACAACAGTCTGACCCACGCCGGAGCGGTCGAGTTGTCCCGGAACCTCGTGGCTGCGAACGCCTACGGCATCCGGGTCGCCGGCGCGTTCGGCGCCCGAATCCTGAACAACACGGTCGTCTACAACACCTACGGTCTCGGCGCGCCGGTCCGGACGGACGGCTATCGGCCGGGGACCGGAATCGTGGTCGAGGAGGGCGAGGCGGGCGCCATCTTCCGGACCGGCGAGGTCACCGAACCGCTCCGAGAACTCGTCGACGACCGTCAGGTCGGGCGAATGCTCGACCGCCGCTCGCCCGACACCTACACCGTGGTCCTCCGGCCGAACGAGGCGGCCCACGTCTGGGAGGGCGGCGACGCCGCGCTCACGGTTCGGGCGCTCTCGGCGGACATCCCCACGGGCGTCGTGCTTCGGAAGAGCGACGAGAGCCGCCAGCGGGTCGTCGTCCGGGGCAACGACGTGTACGGCCACGACCGCGGGATGACCGTGAACGTCAGCACGCTGGTGGACGCCAACACGACCGCGAGACTGTTCGTCAACGCGACCCGGACGGTGGTCGCCGAGCGCAACTACTGGGGCGCCGAGTCCGGGCCGACCCACGCCTCGATTCACCCCGAGGGCACCGGCGACCGAGTCGTGACCCGGCGCGGGTGGGTCGATTTCGTCCCCTCTGCCGCCTCGCCCCACGGACCTCGGTACCATCGGCCGGTGGCGAACGTCACCGCCTCGCCGAACCCCGCGGCGGTCGGCGAGCGCGTCGTCCTTTCGGGCCGCGAATCGAGCGACGGCGACGGTCGGGTCGAGACCTACCGCTTCGCAGTTGCCCCGAGGCAGAACGTCACGGGACCGACCGCGGAGACGCCGTCGTCCCCGACCGCGACCGCCTCCTTCGGCGAGACTGGCAACTACACCGTCTCGCTGGTCGTGGCAAACGAACTGGGCGTAGAGAGCGCCGACCCCGCCACCGCGACGGTCGCCGTTCGGAATCGGAGCGCGACCCCCACAACTGCTGAAGCCGCGATGACCGACCCGGCCGCGACGACGGCCGCCGAGCGGTCCGCGAACCCGACCACCACGCTCTCGGCGAACGGCGAGGGCGGTCTCGTCTCGCAGTTGTCGGTCCTCGCGACGCTCGGTGGTCTCCTCGGTCTCGTCCTCTACGGCGGGGCGCTGGCCCTCGGCGCGGTCGGCGCGGTCCAGACCGTCCGGCGGGCGGGCGTCCCGGTCGGCGGGAAGACCATCAACGGCCTCGCGGTCGCCGGGATGGCCGTCTGGGTCGCCGCCGGCCTGTTGGGCACCGACGGACTGCTCGCGGTCGGCGTCGGCAGTGGCGTGCTGTGGGTCGCGCTCGTCGTCCTGCTGTGGGCGCTGACCCGATTCATCTACGACTGA
- a CDS encoding ABC transporter permease codes for MTRGEEVGGEGDAARRDARTDRPAPARWVERHAISILGVATAIVLAVVFYYPVLTVFADAVRVGGEWTGAVVRGVLTDPFYFGVLAPILGGDFGAVAEVAAESPLGLFGFTAFQALLSTVASVLLGLPGAYVLSRYEFPGRRTLRSLTILPFVMPSIMVAIGFVAFFGTNGPLNDLLALFGLGPVNLLFTLEAIVVAHAFYNAPLVARVTTAAWESVDARMVETARSLGANPWRAFRDVLAPQLLPAVLTGALLTFVFTFMSFPIVLALGGFQLATVEVWVYSLVQELEYAEAATLAVAETAVSLALTYAYLRYEARQSGGGRAANPPPRKRLLPDSPSPLAAFERVGVFAYAAMVAVVFVGPIATMVAESVTGPSGFTLRYYEFLVQRQVEGASFQTKPGVAVRNSLLFGVATLLVALPMGVTVSVLTSRGGRAGRLADVAAMAPLAVSGVVVGLGMLRGLVFGVELWGHRLQVTGPVAIVAAHGVAAYPFVVRNVAPLLGGVDRSVVESARALGATRVRALLDVELPLVASGVAAGAAFAFAISIGEFDSTVILATGSSSYTMPVAVERYIGNRTLGPATAMGTVLLVVTSLSFVVVDRLGGRWEA; via the coding sequence GTGACCCGAGGCGAGGAGGTCGGCGGCGAGGGCGACGCGGCCCGACGCGACGCCCGCACCGACCGCCCCGCGCCCGCCCGGTGGGTCGAACGCCACGCCATCTCCATCCTCGGAGTCGCGACTGCAATCGTCCTCGCGGTCGTCTTCTACTACCCGGTCCTCACGGTCTTCGCCGACGCGGTCCGGGTCGGCGGCGAGTGGACCGGCGCGGTCGTCCGCGGCGTCCTCACCGACCCCTTCTACTTCGGCGTCCTCGCCCCGATTCTCGGCGGCGACTTCGGCGCGGTCGCGGAAGTCGCCGCGGAGTCGCCGCTGGGCCTGTTCGGCTTCACGGCGTTTCAGGCGCTGCTCTCGACGGTCGCGAGCGTCCTGCTCGGCCTGCCGGGCGCCTACGTCCTCTCGCGCTACGAGTTCCCCGGCAGGCGGACGCTCCGGTCGCTGACCATCCTCCCGTTCGTGATGCCCTCCATCATGGTCGCCATCGGCTTCGTCGCCTTCTTCGGGACGAACGGCCCGCTGAACGACCTGCTCGCGCTCTTCGGTCTCGGGCCCGTGAACCTGCTTTTCACCCTCGAAGCCATCGTGGTCGCCCACGCCTTCTACAACGCGCCGCTGGTCGCCCGCGTCACGACCGCGGCGTGGGAGAGCGTGGACGCTCGGATGGTCGAGACCGCCCGGTCGCTCGGCGCGAACCCGTGGCGCGCGTTCAGGGACGTGCTGGCGCCGCAACTCCTGCCCGCGGTTCTGACCGGCGCGCTCCTGACGTTCGTCTTCACGTTCATGTCGTTCCCCATCGTCCTCGCGCTCGGCGGGTTCCAACTCGCCACGGTCGAGGTGTGGGTCTACTCGCTGGTGCAGGAGTTGGAGTACGCGGAAGCCGCCACGCTCGCGGTCGCCGAGACCGCCGTCTCGCTCGCGCTGACCTACGCCTACCTCCGGTACGAGGCCCGACAATCCGGCGGCGGTCGGGCCGCGAACCCGCCGCCCAGAAAACGCCTGCTCCCCGACTCCCCGTCGCCGCTCGCCGCGTTCGAACGCGTCGGGGTCTTCGCGTACGCCGCCATGGTCGCGGTGGTCTTCGTCGGTCCCATCGCCACCATGGTCGCCGAGAGCGTGACCGGCCCCTCCGGGTTCACGCTCCGGTACTACGAGTTTCTGGTCCAGCGGCAGGTCGAGGGCGCCTCGTTCCAGACCAAGCCGGGGGTCGCGGTCCGCAACTCCCTGCTGTTCGGAGTCGCCACCCTGCTCGTCGCGCTCCCGATGGGCGTGACCGTCTCGGTGCTCACCTCGCGCGGCGGCAGGGCGGGCCGACTCGCCGACGTGGCCGCGATGGCACCCCTCGCGGTCAGCGGCGTCGTCGTCGGTCTCGGGATGCTCCGGGGCCTCGTCTTCGGGGTCGAACTCTGGGGCCACCGCCTGCAGGTGACGGGACCGGTCGCCATCGTCGCGGCCCACGGCGTCGCGGCCTACCCCTTCGTGGTCCGGAACGTCGCGCCCCTGCTCGGCGGCGTGGACCGCTCGGTCGTGGAGTCGGCCCGCGCGCTCGGCGCGACTCGCGTCCGGGCGCTGCTCGACGTGGAACTCCCGCTGGTGGCCTCGGGCGTCGCGGCCGGGGCCGCGTTCGCGTTCGCCATCAGCATCGGCGAGTTCGATTCGACGGTGATTTTGGCGACCGGAAGCAGTAGTTACACGATGCCAGTCGCCGTCGAGCGCTACATCGGCAACCGGACGCTCGGTCCCGCGACAGCGATGGGGACCGTCCTGCTCGTCGTGACGAGTCTGAGCTTCGTCGTGGTCGATAGGCTCGGGGGTCGATGGGAGGCATGA
- a CDS encoding sulfurtransferase encodes MNENVVVSADWLAERLDEVTVVDVRESWEYDGIGHVPGAVNVPFDSFRDEEGESESAERSGSDPRDAGTLPGAETWADLMGEAGVSADDTVVAYDDTHGVFAARFLVTAEAYGHTDLHLLDGDYSSWMREHETSGDAPDPDPTTYEVRDPEHSPFVGREEVEAAIDDPDSVLVDTRDDWEFEEGHLPGAVNLDWRELVDDETRGLKPRDELESILDAHDITPDKRVVLYCNTARRISHTYVVLSSLGYENVAFYEGSLTDWESVGGPIETES; translated from the coding sequence ATGAACGAGAACGTCGTAGTCAGCGCCGACTGGCTCGCCGAGCGCCTCGACGAGGTGACGGTCGTGGACGTGCGCGAGTCGTGGGAGTACGACGGCATCGGCCACGTTCCCGGCGCGGTCAACGTCCCCTTCGATTCGTTCCGCGACGAGGAGGGCGAGAGCGAAAGCGCGGAACGGAGTGGCTCGGACCCGCGAGACGCCGGGACCCTTCCGGGCGCGGAGACGTGGGCCGACCTGATGGGCGAGGCGGGCGTCTCGGCCGACGACACCGTGGTCGCCTACGACGACACCCACGGCGTCTTCGCCGCGCGGTTCCTCGTGACCGCCGAAGCCTACGGCCACACCGACCTCCACCTGCTCGACGGCGACTACAGTTCGTGGATGCGCGAACACGAGACGTCCGGCGACGCGCCCGACCCGGACCCGACGACGTACGAGGTCCGCGACCCGGAACACTCTCCGTTCGTGGGCCGCGAGGAGGTCGAAGCGGCGATAGACGACCCCGACAGCGTCCTCGTGGACACCCGCGACGACTGGGAGTTCGAGGAGGGCCACCTCCCCGGCGCGGTCAACCTCGACTGGCGCGAACTCGTCGACGACGAGACCCGCGGGCTGAAACCCCGCGACGAGTTGGAGTCGATTTTGGACGCTCACGACATCACGCCCGACAAGCGCGTGGTCCTCTACTGCAACACGGCCCGGCGAATCAGCCACACCTACGTCGTCCTCTCGTCGCTCGGCTACGAGAACGTCGCCTTCTACGAGGGCAGTCTGACCGACTGGGAGTCGGTCGGCGGCCCCATAGAGACGGAGTCGTAA
- a CDS encoding DUF7537 family lipoprotein, translating into MRKTLLTVSLFALLVLSGCAGSLTGTTDSRASVPLEEVTFPEGTNESGIENRQTVVNNHDDFLADKNYEATFEIRRDRGENTTVIRSVTESNLDTRQLRVRMERGDGTTPALFVNETTVFRKQDMSGTSSLYLVKPRKEVGFNDTRHREWHRENTWSNDTASILPTSATELFRTVNYTETEAYRRDGRTFIEYRFHQDNYTWFPVDATNFTSIAVIDERGLIHRITHRYTLSKGNKTVRVRREYRVKVGSNVTVERPDWLGEAYEQSKGRS; encoded by the coding sequence ATGCGGAAAACACTACTGACAGTCAGTCTGTTCGCCCTTCTCGTTCTGTCGGGGTGTGCCGGTTCGCTGACCGGAACTACCGATTCGAGAGCGTCAGTCCCCCTCGAAGAGGTGACTTTCCCGGAAGGGACGAACGAATCCGGAATCGAAAATCGGCAGACAGTCGTCAACAATCACGATGACTTTCTCGCTGACAAGAACTACGAGGCAACGTTCGAGATTCGAAGGGACCGAGGCGAAAACACTACCGTCATTCGTTCGGTCACGGAGAGCAATCTCGATACGAGACAGCTCAGAGTTCGTATGGAACGAGGAGATGGGACCACGCCCGCACTCTTTGTCAACGAAACGACCGTGTTTCGGAAACAAGACATGAGCGGGACATCCTCGTTGTACCTCGTCAAACCTCGGAAGGAAGTCGGTTTCAACGACACGCGCCACCGAGAGTGGCACCGGGAAAACACGTGGTCCAACGACACCGCTTCCATCTTGCCGACTTCCGCGACAGAACTCTTTCGGACGGTGAACTACACGGAAACAGAAGCCTACCGCCGAGACGGCCGAACGTTCATCGAGTATCGATTCCACCAAGATAACTACACTTGGTTCCCGGTAGACGCGACGAACTTCACCAGTATCGCGGTAATCGACGAGCGAGGCCTCATTCATCGAATCACCCACCGATACACCCTGTCGAAAGGGAACAAGACGGTGAGAGTTCGCCGAGAGTACCGAGTCAAAGTGGGTAGCAATGTGACGGTGGAACGGCCGGACTGGCTCGGGGAAGCATACGAGCAGTCGAAGGGCAGGTCGTAG
- a CDS encoding AI-2E family transporter gives MSTSREWVLASVLALLGLLAAAVLFDVLSTVFFAITVAYVLVPLHERFVRRGVPSWWASAAATAVAFVSVLLFFLSFGFLLYRRRGELVRFLLDLPESVTFELLGAAYTVDAGVVIEVTREYLGVVALGLARLAPVLALKGTLFALLVFALLVNRGQARRALLAPVPPAYRDVAAAFHERTRDTLYAIYVLQAATAVATFLVALPVFYALDYQFVFTLALVAGFLQFLPIVGPSFLVALLAAYRLTANEVVAAVLVFVVGGVVVGWLPDAVIRTRLARETADLPGSLYFIGFTGGLLSLGPIGFIAGPLVVALLAEASELLAAEVNGHG, from the coding sequence ATGTCTACGTCGCGCGAGTGGGTGCTGGCGAGCGTGCTGGCGCTGTTGGGCCTGCTCGCGGCCGCGGTGCTGTTCGACGTACTGAGCACCGTCTTCTTCGCCATCACGGTCGCCTACGTCCTCGTGCCCCTCCACGAGCGGTTCGTCCGGCGCGGGGTGCCGTCGTGGTGGGCCAGCGCGGCCGCGACCGCCGTCGCGTTCGTGAGCGTCCTCCTCTTCTTCCTGTCGTTCGGCTTCCTCCTCTACCGGCGGCGCGGCGAGTTGGTCCGGTTCCTGCTCGACCTCCCCGAGAGCGTCACCTTCGAACTGCTCGGGGCGGCGTACACCGTGGACGCCGGCGTCGTGATAGAGGTCACGCGCGAGTACCTCGGCGTCGTGGCGCTCGGTCTCGCCCGCCTCGCGCCGGTCCTCGCGCTCAAGGGCACGCTGTTCGCGCTGCTGGTGTTTGCCCTGCTGGTCAACCGCGGGCAGGCACGCCGCGCGCTCCTCGCACCGGTTCCGCCGGCCTACCGCGACGTCGCCGCCGCGTTCCACGAGCGCACGCGGGACACGCTCTACGCCATCTACGTCCTGCAAGCCGCGACGGCCGTAGCGACCTTCCTCGTCGCGCTCCCTGTCTTCTACGCCCTCGACTACCAGTTCGTCTTCACGCTCGCGCTCGTCGCCGGATTCCTCCAGTTTCTCCCAATCGTCGGTCCGTCGTTTCTGGTCGCCCTGCTGGCCGCCTACCGCCTGACCGCGAACGAGGTGGTCGCCGCGGTGCTCGTCTTCGTAGTGGGCGGCGTGGTCGTCGGTTGGTTGCCCGACGCGGTCATCCGGACGCGACTCGCCCGAGAGACGGCCGACCTGCCGGGGAGCCTCTACTTCATCGGGTTCACGGGCGGCCTGCTCAGTCTCGGTCCCATCGGGTTCATCGCCGGACCGCTAGTCGTCGCGCTCCTCGCGGAGGCCAGCGAGTTGCTGGCCGCCGAGGTCAACGGCCACGGGTGA
- a CDS encoding thiamine ABC transporter substrate-binding protein, translating into MKRRTLLKHGGTATVVGLAGCTGGGNGGQETTTDETTTTEATATETTEETETTTETGLSGTLKVATYSSFVDAPSSSPGAWLKNEFEKRHPDVTVKYETPENELNYYIQRAAQGVDISTDVYVGLNVDHLIRIDEKLGDRSLFAPMADRLSHYGHVKDGLKFDPQQRAIPYDTGYISLVYDESGVEKPPETFRDLLKDRYAGDLIVQNAKTAATGRAFLLWTVNTVGEDRYLDYWTKLKNNGVKILGSWSDAYTAYENGEAPMVVSYSTDQVYANRQNKDLTKHQVGFLNDQGYANPEGMAKFADTDNPELAAAFMDFLLSKRAQKKIAQLNVQFPATDWAPLSEEFQKYAKTPKNPVTFTYEELQGNLDSWVDSWAREIAGGQ; encoded by the coding sequence ATGAAACGACGGACGCTGCTGAAACACGGCGGAACCGCCACTGTCGTCGGTCTCGCCGGTTGTACGGGCGGCGGGAACGGCGGACAGGAGACGACTACCGACGAGACCACGACGACCGAGGCGACTGCGACCGAGACCACCGAGGAGACCGAGACGACCACCGAGACGGGTCTCAGCGGCACGCTCAAGGTCGCCACGTACAGTTCGTTCGTGGACGCGCCGAGTTCGTCGCCGGGCGCGTGGCTCAAAAACGAGTTCGAGAAGCGCCACCCCGACGTGACGGTGAAGTACGAGACGCCCGAGAACGAACTCAACTACTACATCCAACGGGCCGCGCAGGGCGTGGACATCTCGACCGACGTGTACGTCGGCCTGAACGTGGACCACCTCATCCGCATCGACGAGAAACTCGGCGACCGGTCGCTGTTCGCGCCGATGGCCGACCGACTCTCCCACTACGGCCACGTCAAGGACGGTCTCAAGTTCGACCCCCAACAGCGCGCGATTCCCTACGACACCGGGTACATCAGCCTCGTCTACGACGAGAGCGGCGTCGAGAAGCCCCCCGAGACGTTCCGAGACCTACTGAAGGACCGGTACGCGGGCGACCTCATCGTCCAGAACGCCAAGACCGCCGCCACGGGCCGGGCCTTCCTGCTGTGGACGGTCAACACCGTCGGCGAGGACCGGTACCTCGACTACTGGACGAAGTTGAAGAACAACGGGGTCAAGATTCTGGGGTCGTGGAGCGACGCCTACACCGCCTACGAGAACGGCGAGGCCCCGATGGTCGTCTCCTACTCGACCGACCAGGTGTACGCCAACCGCCAGAACAAGGACCTGACGAAGCATCAGGTCGGCTTCCTCAACGACCAAGGGTACGCCAACCCCGAGGGGATGGCGAAGTTCGCCGACACCGACAACCCCGAACTCGCCGCGGCGTTCATGGACTTCCTGCTGTCGAAGCGCGCCCAGAAGAAGATCGCCCAACTCAACGTCCAGTTCCCGGCGACCGACTGGGCGCCCCTCAGCGAGGAGTTCCAGAAGTACGCCAAGACGCCGAAGAACCCGGTCACGTTCACCTACGAGGAACTACAGGGCAACCTCGACTCGTGGGTCGACTCGTGGGCGCGCGAGATAGCGGGCGGTCAGTAA
- a CDS encoding sulfurtransferase, whose protein sequence is MSDSEYANDVLVTADWVADHLDEFQSDDPEYRLVEVDVDTEAYDEAHAPGAIGFNWETQLQDQTQRDILEKGDFEDLLGSHGITEDSTVVLYGDNSNWFAAYAYWQFKYYGHDDVRLLDGGREYWVENDYETTDETPDFSEQSYDAAGPRESIRAYRDDVEKAIDRGVPLVDVRSPEEYSGEVLAPPGLQETAQRGGHIPGAKNISWAAVTNEDGTFKTRDELEDLYAEEGIDGEGTTVAYCRIGERSSVAWFALHELLGYDDTVNYDGSWTEWGNLVDAPIETGSGE, encoded by the coding sequence ATGAGCGATTCAGAGTACGCGAACGACGTCCTCGTCACGGCCGACTGGGTGGCCGACCACCTCGACGAGTTCCAGAGCGACGACCCCGAGTACCGACTCGTGGAGGTAGACGTGGACACCGAGGCCTACGACGAGGCCCACGCGCCGGGCGCAATCGGCTTCAACTGGGAGACCCAGTTGCAGGACCAGACCCAGCGCGACATCCTCGAGAAGGGCGACTTCGAGGACCTGCTGGGCTCTCACGGCATCACCGAGGACTCCACCGTGGTCCTCTACGGCGACAACTCCAACTGGTTCGCGGCCTACGCCTACTGGCAGTTCAAGTACTACGGCCACGACGACGTGCGCCTGCTCGACGGCGGCCGCGAGTACTGGGTCGAGAACGACTACGAGACCACCGACGAGACGCCCGACTTCTCCGAACAGAGCTACGACGCCGCGGGTCCCCGCGAGTCCATCCGGGCCTACCGCGACGACGTGGAGAAGGCCATCGACCGCGGCGTTCCCCTCGTGGACGTCCGGTCGCCCGAGGAGTACAGCGGCGAGGTCCTCGCCCCGCCGGGACTCCAGGAGACCGCCCAGCGCGGCGGCCACATCCCGGGCGCGAAGAATATCTCGTGGGCGGCCGTCACTAACGAGGACGGCACGTTCAAGACCCGCGACGAACTCGAAGACCTCTACGCCGAGGAAGGCATCGACGGCGAGGGCACCACGGTCGCGTACTGCCGCATCGGCGAGCGCTCGTCGGTCGCGTGGTTCGCGCTCCACGAACTGCTCGGCTACGACGACACCGTCAACTACGACGGGTCGTGGACCGAGTGGGGCAACCTCGTGGACGCGCCCATCGAGACCGGCAGTGGAGAATAG
- a CDS encoding PepSY domain-containing protein, with protein MNYNRLVSVGLVLCLLGGGLAGVTGADSLSAESQTTGATERPTESAVAPQADGVTNALQQGGQVNVSGLNVSAVEAVETAQNRTDGKAVVVGLATQNGTPVFNVSVLAENRSVSQVTVDATDRSVLGVRRNITVVDRQFLGGEAFDYAELRTVDEAIRLVRNETNGTVVNAGIRRGELVYGVGLRTPDGRQTQALVAATNGTLLGLQTRNATTTTTQSGA; from the coding sequence ATGAACTACAACAGACTCGTATCGGTCGGTCTCGTGCTCTGTCTGCTCGGAGGGGGACTGGCCGGAGTGACCGGTGCGGACTCGCTTTCGGCGGAGTCCCAGACGACGGGAGCGACCGAGCGACCGACGGAGAGCGCCGTCGCACCGCAGGCGGACGGCGTGACGAACGCGCTCCAACAGGGCGGACAGGTGAACGTGAGCGGACTCAACGTCTCGGCGGTCGAGGCGGTCGAAACCGCTCAGAACAGGACCGACGGGAAGGCGGTCGTCGTGGGACTCGCGACGCAGAACGGCACGCCCGTGTTCAACGTGTCGGTCCTCGCGGAGAACCGGAGCGTCTCGCAGGTCACGGTCGACGCGACCGACCGGAGCGTCCTCGGTGTTCGTCGCAACATCACGGTCGTCGACCGGCAGTTCCTCGGCGGCGAGGCGTTCGACTACGCCGAGTTGCGGACCGTGGACGAGGCAATTCGGCTAGTCCGGAACGAGACGAACGGCACGGTGGTCAACGCAGGAATCAGGCGGGGCGAACTCGTCTACGGAGTCGGGCTACGGACCCCCGACGGGAGACAGACGCAGGCGCTCGTGGCGGCGACGAACGGGACGCTGCTCGGACTCCAGACGAGAAACGCGACCACCACGACCACGCAGTCCGGCGCCTGA